The sequence ATAGAAATAGTCTTGTCATTATTAAGAAAATAAAATAGATAAAGGCTTTTGTTATGGAAGTAATAAAATATACAAATAATGGAGAAAAGATCGGAAAGGTTTCATTACCCGTAAATCTTTTTGATGTTGAGATAAATACCAATGTTCTTTATGAGGTTATTAAGCTTTATTTGAAAAATCAAAGGCAAGGCACAAAATCGGTTAAAGGACGATCAGATATAAAAGGTTCTACACGCAAACTATTTAGACAGAAAGGAACTGGAAGGGCTCGTGCAGGTTCTGTTAAAAGTCCAATAAGAGTTGGGGGTGGTGTTGCGTTTGGTCCTCATCCTAAAAATTGGTATTCAAAAATTCCAAAGAAAAAGAAAAGAATTGCTCTTAAATCTGCATTAAGTGCAAAAAAGGAGCATATCGCAATTATTGAAGATTTTGAGTTTGAAAAGCCAAACACAAAGACAGCTAATCAGATAATAAAAAATATGAAAATTCAATATGATAGATGCTTAATTGTTGTGCCGAATAACTCCCTTAATGTTATCAAATCGTTTCATAATCTGAAAAATGTAAATACTATACGGGCTCAGGATCTTTGTTCCTATAAGGTAATGCGGTCAAGTAATTTGATTATAACTGAAAAAGCACTACAAAAGTTGGAGGATACTTTTATCCGTTCTCAGAAAGGTGAAAATGAGTAAGAATCCAAGAAAAATAATAATTCAACCTCTTATAACTGAAAAAGGAACTCATATTACGGAAGATGCAAATGGATACCTTTTTAAAGTTCATAGAGATTCTAACAAGATTGAGATTAAACATGCTGTGGAAGAAATTTTTGATGTAAAAGTAAAGAAAGTAAACACAATTTATTGCAAAGGAAAGCCGAAGAGTTTAGGAAGATATGTTGGCAGAAGACCCAATTGGAAGAAAGCAATAGTTTATTTAGAATCCGGTGAAAGTATTAAGGAATTTCAAGTAATGAAATGATGTTAATTTTCAATAAGTTTGACAGAAAAAAATATAAATTAGGTTCTTTACCCTAATATTTATTTTGGAGAAGTTTTAAATGGCAATAAAAAAATATAAACCTACTACTCCGTCAAGAAGGTTTTATACGGGTTATAAATTTGATGAGATTACAAAGAAGGGACCTGAAAAATCTCTTCTAAAACCTGTAAAAAGAACCGGTGGTAGAAATAATCAGGGACGAATGACTATTCGGCATCGTGGTGGAGGCCATAAAAAATTTTATAGGATTATTGATTTTAAAAGGTATGATAAAAAGAATATTTCAGCACGAGTACACTCAATTGAGTATGACCCGAATCGTTCTGCAAGAATCGCTTTGCTTTATTATGTTGATGGAGAGAAAAGATATATAATTGCACCAGATAAATTGCAGGTTAATGATGTAGTTATGGTAGGAGAAGATGTTGAAATCAGATATGGGAATGCTATGCCTTTAAAGAAGATTCCAATTGGGACAATGATTCACAATATTGAATTCAAACCTAATAGAGGTGCGCAGATAGCGAGAAGTGCTGGTGTAAGCGGTGAAATCATTGCAAAGGAAGATAAATATGTTCATATTAAGATGCCATCCGGTGCGGTGCAGTTAATAAGCGGAGAATGTTATGCATCAATTGGACAGGTGAGTAATATTGAGCATAATAGTATTTCTCTTGGTAAGGCTGGTAGAAAGCGTTGGTTAGGAAGACGCCCGAAAACAAGAGGGGTTGCTATGAATCCTGTTGACCATCCAATGGGTGGTGGAGAAGGAAAGAGCTCTGGTGGTAGGCATCCAGTCTCTCCGTGGGGTTTGCCTGCAAAAGGATTTAAAACAAGAAAAAAGAAAAAGTATTCTGATAAATATATGATTAAAAGTCGGAAGTAGATATCAGGCTTTGATTATGTTCGTTATAATAAGAAATTTTTGGAGGATTCAATAGATGGCTAGGTCAGTTAAAAAGGGACCATTTGTAGATGAGCATTTGATGAAAAAAGTGGAAAAATTAAATAAAGAAGAGCGTAAGCAAGTTATCAAAACTTGGTCAAGACGTTCTACAATAATTCCTGAATTTGTTGGTCATACTTTTGCTGTGCATAATGGAAAAAAGTTTGTTCCTGTCTTTATATCTGAAAGTATGGTTGGGCATAAATTAGGTGAATTCTCTCCGACAAGAACATTTAGGGGCCATAGGGCTAAGAGAGAAAAACTTGCAGCGCGTAGGTAAGAAATGGAAGCAATTGCTAAAGTAAAAAATCAGAGAGGTTCTGCAAAAAAAATTCGTTTGATAGCGGATTTAATTAGGAATAAAAATATCAGCGAAGCAAAAAATATACTAACTTTTTCTAAGAGAAAAGGTGCAAGAATAATCACCAAACTTTTAGATGCTGCAATTGCAAATGCAGTCAGTAAAAAAGGCAAGGTTGAAACTGATAAATTAGTAATAAATAGAATTTTCGTAGATAATGGTATCACAATGAAAAGATATCGCCACCGTGCTCGTGGAAGGGCTGATATGATTAGAAAAAGAACATGTCATATTACGATATCTGTTTCAGATGAATTACAAGCACCAAAAGAAGAGGAGGAAGATATTGGGTCAAAAAACTAATCCAGTTGGTTTTCGTATAGGATATAATAAAAATTGGGAATCTATATGGTTTGCAAATACCAGAAAAGGTTATGTATCACTTTTTTATGAGGATTTAAAAATTAAAAATTATTTAAATAAACGTTTGTCAGATGCTATGGTTGCTAAGATTGAAATCTTGCGAAAAAGTGATAAAATAACTATTATAATTAATACTGCAAGACCTGGAATTGTTATAGGAAGAAAAGGTGTTGAAATTGAAAAGGTTAAACATGAATTGCTTACACTTCTTAATATGTCCAGTCAAGATGATTATTCAAAATTAGCTATTGATGTTAAGGAAGTTAAAAGACCTGAGCTTAATGCCAGGCTAATTGGTATGGATATTGCCAGACAAATTGAGAATAGAATTTCGT comes from Candidatus Cloacimonadota bacterium and encodes:
- the rplW gene encoding 50S ribosomal protein L23; protein product: MSKNPRKIIIQPLITEKGTHITEDANGYLFKVHRDSNKIEIKHAVEEIFDVKVKKVNTIYCKGKPKSLGRYVGRRPNWKKAIVYLESGESIKEFQVMK
- the rplB gene encoding 50S ribosomal protein L2; this encodes MAIKKYKPTTPSRRFYTGYKFDEITKKGPEKSLLKPVKRTGGRNNQGRMTIRHRGGGHKKFYRIIDFKRYDKKNISARVHSIEYDPNRSARIALLYYVDGEKRYIIAPDKLQVNDVVMVGEDVEIRYGNAMPLKKIPIGTMIHNIEFKPNRGAQIARSAGVSGEIIAKEDKYVHIKMPSGAVQLISGECYASIGQVSNIEHNSISLGKAGRKRWLGRRPKTRGVAMNPVDHPMGGGEGKSSGGRHPVSPWGLPAKGFKTRKKKKYSDKYMIKSRK
- the rpsS gene encoding 30S ribosomal protein S19: MARSVKKGPFVDEHLMKKVEKLNKEERKQVIKTWSRRSTIIPEFVGHTFAVHNGKKFVPVFISESMVGHKLGEFSPTRTFRGHRAKREKLAARR
- the rpsC gene encoding 30S ribosomal protein S3, whose amino-acid sequence is MGQKTNPVGFRIGYNKNWESIWFANTRKGYVSLFYEDLKIKNYLNKRLSDAMVAKIEILRKSDKITIIINTARPGIVIGRKGVEIEKVKHELLTLLNMSSQDDYSKLAIDVKEVKRPELNARLIGMDIARQIENRISYRRAMKRAIQRAMGSGAVGIKIKCSGRLYGAEIARKEEYHAGRNPLHTLRSDIDYAVSEAMTKYGVIGIKVWVCKGELMNK
- the rplD gene encoding 50S ribosomal protein L4, encoding MEVIKYTNNGEKIGKVSLPVNLFDVEINTNVLYEVIKLYLKNQRQGTKSVKGRSDIKGSTRKLFRQKGTGRARAGSVKSPIRVGGGVAFGPHPKNWYSKIPKKKKRIALKSALSAKKEHIAIIEDFEFEKPNTKTANQIIKNMKIQYDRCLIVVPNNSLNVIKSFHNLKNVNTIRAQDLCSYKVMRSSNLIITEKALQKLEDTFIRSQKGENE
- the rplV gene encoding 50S ribosomal protein L22; translation: MEAIAKVKNQRGSAKKIRLIADLIRNKNISEAKNILTFSKRKGARIITKLLDAAIANAVSKKGKVETDKLVINRIFVDNGITMKRYRHRARGRADMIRKRTCHITISVSDELQAPKEEEEDIGSKN